Below is a genomic region from Fischerella sp. PCC 9605.
AGAACTTTGTCATAGGAGGCAACCGTCTCCTCGTAGCGCCCCAAGAAATACAGCGCATTGCCCCGGTTGTACCAAGCTTGGTAATAGTCGGGTTTGATTGCCAGTGCTTTGTTGCAAGAAGCAAATACTTCCTCGTAACGCTTCAAGTTACCAAGTGCTACACCCCGGCTATACCAGGCTTGGTAATAGTCAGGCTTGATTGCCAGCGCTTTGTCATAGGAGGCAACCGCTTTCTCATAGCACCCTAAGTTCGCCAGTACTAGACCCCGACTATACCAAGCTTGGTAATAGTCAGGCTTAATTGCTAGTGCTTTGTCATAGGAGGCAACTGCTTCCTCGTAGCGTCCTAAGTTTCCTAGTGCTAGACCCCGGCTATACCAGGCTTGGTAATAGTCGGGCTTAATTACCAGCCCTTTGTTGTAGGAGGCAATTGCTTCCTCGTAGCGTCCCAAAACGTACAACGCGACACCTCGGTTGTAGTAGGCTGGCTCTTGGTCAGGCTTAATTGCTAGTGCTTTGTCATAGGAGGTAACTGCTTCCTCGTAGCGTCCTAATAAGTACAGCCCTAAGCTGCGGTTATACCAAGCTTGATCTAGCTCAGGTTTGATTGCCAGTGCTTTTTCATAGGAGGCAACTGCTTCTTCGTGGCGTCCTAATAAGTATAGTGCGACACCTCTGTAAAACCAAATTTCAGAGATTTCAGGGTAAAAATTGATGAGCTTGTTGAAACAAGTTAAGGCTGCTTGTGAGCAATTTAAATTTAACAGTTGCCTGCCAAAATCAAAGAGCGAACCCAAAATTTTCTGAGGGTATCTATCTGCAATTTCCAAAACCAAAGAGGATAGAGGACGGATATATTCACCCGTCTCTACTTGCCTGCCTTTAGCTTCAATCTGCCCTTTGCGGGGACTGAGAATGCGTTCAGTTTCAATCAAATAATTTAGTGCTTTAGGAAGTTGCCAGCGATGCCACAACTGCTGTGAAGAGTTCCCTTGTACCATCAATAGAGTAGTTGGTTCTAGGATGAATCGCTCAAGCGAGATATGAAGTTGTTGCAGCAAGTCTACTGCGTCGTAAATATATCGGCTAGCAGAATATTTTTTGACTGCATCTCCATAACACTTTTCCCAGATACCCTTGCCAGATTCAATGTAATTACTAGATGTTAAGGGCAAACCTCTGTTTCTCAATCGACGCAGATTCTCAACCACATTTGTAAATGTGCTGTTATTTTTCTCAGCGATGAGTGAATAGTCCTCTTCCTTAACATCTATTTGGGATCGGGAAGCAGTATCACTCAATAACTGAACTATTGCTTCTTTTTCTGGTTCTGGTAATTCGTAAACCTCAAAGCGCTGCCACCATTGCTGATAGTATCTCTCCCATTCCAGTTTTTCCCATTCGCTTGGTTCTCCTAATATTTCTGAGTCTCTTTCATTCCGGGCGGTGGCAATGACTCGCACTTTTGCTTGACCGTAGAACTTTTCATAAACTTCTAAAACTCGCCCCAGTCGTTCTTGTAAGGGTAGCATTAAAGGGGCTAATTCACATTTCACAAGTCTTGGG
It encodes:
- a CDS encoding tetratricopeptide repeat protein, coding for MQQRRIRQVPPSTFPFEVIKPNGNVLSVVFGTDDNDPLRDSCIPYQMRQAHRNIRRELENKLEEFRWLLIVGRTGLGKTREAAELAQIYNREGWTVLWLKSDGWIDEPTKEQLQKIGTNRKLLFFLDDLNQRMHSLYPRLVKCELAPLMLPLQERLGRVLEVYEKFYGQAKVRVIATARNERDSEILGEPSEWEKLEWERYYQQWWQRFEVYELPEPEKEAIVQLLSDTASRSQIDVKEEDYSLIAEKNNSTFTNVVENLRRLRNRGLPLTSSNYIESGKGIWEKCYGDAVKKYSASRYIYDAVDLLQQLHISLERFILEPTTLLMVQGNSSQQLWHRWQLPKALNYLIETERILSPRKGQIEAKGRQVETGEYIRPLSSLVLEIADRYPQKILGSLFDFGRQLLNLNCSQAALTCFNKLINFYPEISEIWFYRGVALYLLGRHEEAVASYEKALAIKPELDQAWYNRSLGLYLLGRYEEAVTSYDKALAIKPDQEPAYYNRGVALYVLGRYEEAIASYNKGLVIKPDYYQAWYSRGLALGNLGRYEEAVASYDKALAIKPDYYQAWYSRGLVLANLGCYEKAVASYDKALAIKPDYYQAWYSRGVALGNLKRYEEVFASCNKALAIKPDYYQAWYNRGNALYFLGRYEETVASYDKVLLIKPDLEQVWYNRSVALYLLGLYKEAIASCDKALAIKPDYHQAWYNRGNALYLLGHYKEAAASYDQAAALKPDYYQAWYNWGLALASLGCYEEAVASYDKVLAIKPDYHQAWYNRGNALNQLGCYEQALLSLNKAIELAPDSFSAHYDKACCYALQENIDLTLENLKQAINLNPECREMAKTDSDFERILPDRRFQALITNG